In a single window of the Hirundo rustica isolate bHirRus1 chromosome 7, bHirRus1.pri.v3, whole genome shotgun sequence genome:
- the PKP4 gene encoding plakophilin-4 isoform X9: MPAPEQSPMVEEGLPQTAQETSTGPGMEPETTATTILASVKEQELQFQRLTRELEVERQIVANQLERCRLGAESPSIASTSSTEKSFPWRSSDPPPTSVSKPQVSEGVHTNAYDIRTEAEQGTLYSPEQTSLHERSVGNSRSSTQMNSYSDSGYQEISSFHNSQNLNKSEIRQQHSLGGAPNNHVVRSSRAEGQTSVQPSANTATNRVMRRVSSVPSRAQSPSYVVGTGVSPSRGSLRTSLGGGYGSPGVAEQRSLPSHAYSSSTLPVQRAGSPYAPHRPASPSAVRRVGSLTSRQPNPGSGAAQYQAAGRVGSPLALTDVPTRVGSPSQTQLGSSSPKRSGMTAVPQHLGTTLQRTIHDMEQYGQQYDIYERMVPPRPDSLTGLRSSYASQHSQLGQELRSAVSPDMHITPIYEGRTFYSPVYRSPNHGTVELHHGSQAALFRTGSGMGNLQRSSSQRSTLTYQRNTYGLPTAAALAEPLRAVPFRLPEPAYGRLHPTPDGGTTRSPSIDSIHKDPREFAWRDPELPEVIHMLQHQFPSVQANAAAYLQHLCFGDNKVKIEVCRLGGIKHLVDLLDHRVLEVQKNACGALRNLVYGKSTDENKIAMKNVGGIPALLRLLRKSVDAEVKELVTGVLWNLSSCDAVKMTIIRDALSTLTNTVIVPHSGWNSSSFDDDHKIKFQTSLVLRNTTGCLRNLSSAGEEARKQMRSCEGLVDSLLYVIHTCVNTSDYDSKTVENCVCTLRNLSYRLELEVPQARLLGINELDDLLGKESPSKDSEPSCWGKKKKKKKKTLQEDQWDGVGPIPGFSKSPKGVEMLWHPSVVKPYLTLLAESSNPATLEGSAGSLQNLSAGNWKFAAYIRAAVRKEKGLPILVELLRMDNDRVVSSVATALRNMALDVRNKELIGKYAMRDLVNRLPGGNGPSILSDETVAAICCALHEVTSKNMENAKALADTGGIEKLVNITKGRGDRSSLKVVKAAAQVLNTLWQYRDLRSIYKKDGWNQSHFITPVSTLERERFKSHPSLSTANQQMSPVMQSVGSTSSSPALLGIREPRSEYDRPHPSMQYYSSQGDVIAHKDIYTGSSKASPIYISSYSSPGREQNRRLQHQQLYYSQEDTTRKNYDAYRLYLQSPHSYEDPYFDDRVHFPATSDYTTQYGLKSTTNYVDFYSTRRSSYRAEQYPGSPDSWV, translated from the exons ctctACTGAGAAGTCATTTCCTTGGAGATCCTCAG ATCCTCCGCCCACCAGTGTAAGCAAACCCCAGGTGTCAGAGGGTGTTCACACCAATGCCTATGATATTAGGACAGAAGCAGAGCAAGGGACTCTCTACTCACCAGAGCAGACATCTCTTCATGAAA GGTCTGTTGGTAACTCAAGAAGTTCAACACAAATGAATTCTTATTCTGACAGTGGTTACCAGGAAATAAGCAGTTTCCATAACAGCCAAAACTTGAACAAGTCAGAGATCAGACAGCAGCATTCCCTTGGTGGAGCCCCCAACAACCATGTGGTGAGGAGCTCGCGCGCCGAAGGGCAGACGTCAGTCCAG CCTTCAGCAAACACCGCTACCAACCGTGTGATGCGACGGGTCAGTTCGGTGCCATCCAGAGCACAGTCTCCCTCCTACGTGGTCGGCACCGGCGTGTCCCCGTCACGGGGCTCGCTGCGGACATCTCTGGGGGGCGGCTACGGCTCTCCCGGAGTGGCTGAGCAGAGATCCCTGCCTTCCCACGCGTACTCCTCCAGCACGCTGCCCGTGCAGCGGGCGGGCTCCCCGTACGCCCCGCACAGACCTGCCTCCCCCTCGGCCGTGCGGCGCGTCGGCTCGCTCACGTCCCGGCAGCCCAACCCCGGCAGCGGCGCTGCCCAGTACCAGGCAGCTGGCAGAGTCGGCTCTCCCCTTGCCCTTACTGATGTGCCAACCAGAGTGGGTTCTCCATCCCAAACTCAGCTGGGATCCTCTTCCCCGAAGCGTTCTGGCATGACGGCAGTTCCGCAGCACCTGGGGACGACGCTGCAGAGGACGATTCATGACATGGAACAGTATGGACAGCAATACGATATCTATGAGAGGATGGTCCCCCCACGGCCAGACAGCCTCACAG GCCTGAGGAGTTCGTACGcgagccagcacagccagctggggcaggagctgcgcTCGGCGGTGTCCCCGGACATGCACATCACCCCCATCTACGAGGGCAGGACGTTCTACAGCCCCGTGTACCGCAGCCCCAACCACGGCACCGTCGAGCTGCACCACGGCTCCCAGGCCGCCCTGTTCCGCACCGGCTCCG GCATGGGTAACCTGCAGCGATCCTCCAGCCAGCGTAGCACGCTCACATACCAAAGAAACACCTACGGGCTGCCCACAGCGGCAGCGCTGGCGGAGCCGCTGCGGGCGGTGCCGTTCCGGCTGCCCGAGCCCGCCTACGGCCGCCTGCACCCCACGCCCGATGGCGGCACCACGCGCTCGCCCTCCATCGACAGCATCCACAAGGACCCCAG GGAGTTTGCGTGGCGGGATCCGGAGCTGCCTGAGGTCATTcacatgctccagcaccagtTCCCGTCGGTGCAGGCCAACGCAGCTGCCTATCTGCAGCACCTCTGCTTTGGGGATAACAAAGTGAAAATAGAG GTCTGTAGGCTAGGAGGTATCAAGCACCTGGTGGATCTCCTGGATCACAGAGTCCTGGAGGTTCAGAAGAACGCCTGTGGTGCACTGAGGAACCTTGTTTACGGGAAGTCCACTGATGAGAACAAAATAGCCATGAAGAACGTGGGAGGGATTCCTGCCCTTCTGCGGTTGCTGAGGAAGTCTGTCGATGCCGAGGTCAAAGAGCTGGTGACAG GGGTTCTCTGGAACTTGTCTTCATGTGATGCCGTGAAGATGACAATCATTCGAGATGCTCTGTCCACTCTGACAAACACTGTGATAGTGCCCCACTCGGGATGGAACAGCTCCTCCTTTGACGATGatcataaaattaaatttcagacTTCCCTCGTTCTGCGCAATACAACAGGATGCCTGAG GAACCTAAGCTCTGCTGGGGAAGAGGCACGTAAGCAGATGAGGTCCTGCGAAGGACTGGTCGATTCGCTGCTCTATGTGATTCACACCTGTGTGAACACCTCAGATTATGACAGCAAG ACAGTGGAGAATTGTGTGTGCACCTTGAGGAACCTTTCCTACCGCTTGGAACTGGAGGTACCTCAGGCACGGCTGCTGGGAATCAATGAACTGGATGACTTGTTGGGAAAAGAGTCACCCAGCAAAGACTCAGAGCCAagctgctgggggaaaaaaaagaagaagaaaaaaaaaactttgcaGGAGGATCAG TGGGATGGAGTTGGCCCTATTCCAGGATTTTCCAAGTCTCCTAAAGGGGTGGAAATGCTCTGGCACCCGTCGGTGGTGAAGCCATACCTGACACTCCTGGCAGAGAGCTCCAACCCAGCCACTCTggagggctctgcaggatcACTCCAGAACCTTTCTGCAGGCAATTGGAAG TTCGCAGCCTACATCCGCGCCGCCgtgaggaaggagaaggggctgcCCATCCTCGTGGAGCTGCTGCGGATGGACAACGACAGAGTGGTGTCATCTGTGGCAACTGCCCTAAGGAACATGGCCTTAGACGTGCGGAACAAGGAGCTCATTG GTAAATACGCCATGCGAGACCTGGTCAATCGGCTGCCGGGAGGCAACGGGCCGAGCATCCTGTCGGACGAGACAGTGGCTGCCATCTGCTGCGCCCTGCACGAGGTCACCAGCAAGAACATGGAGAATGCCAAGGCCCTCGCCGACACCGGTGGGATAGAGAAGCTGGTCAACATAACAAAGGGAAGAGGTGACAG GTCCTCACTGAAGGTTGTCAAGGCGGCGGCCCAGGTACTGAACACGCTGTGGCAGTACCGAGACCTCCGGAGCATTTACAAAAAG GATGGATGGAATCAAAGTCACTTTATTACACCAGTATCAACACTGGAACGAGAGAGATTCAAATCCCATCCTTCTCTATCCACAGCCAATCAGCAGATGTCACCTGTCATGCAGTCCG TTGGCAGCACGTCCTCGTCCCCGGCTTTGTTGGGAATCAGAGAGCCTCGCTCCGAGTACGACAGGCCGCACCCTTCTATGCAGTATTACAGTAGCCAGGGCGATGTCATTGCACATAAAGATATCTACACTG GTTCTAGCAAAGCTTCACCAATTTACATCAGTTCCTATTCCTCCCCAGGCAGAGAACAGAACCGGCGGCTGCAG CATCAGCAATTGTACTACAGCCAAGAAGATACCACCAGGAAAAACTACGATGCTTACCGGTTGTACCTGCAGTCCCCACACAGCTATGAGGACCCTTACTTTGACGATCGAGTTCACTTTCCTGCTACTTCAGATTACACAACTCAGTATGGACTGAAATCAACCACCAATTATGTTGACTTTTATTCCACCAGACGATCTTCCTACCGAGCAGAACAGTACCCGGGCTCTCCTGACTCCTGGGTGTAG
- the PKP4 gene encoding plakophilin-4 isoform X2: MPAPEQSPMVEEGLPQTAQETSTGPGMEPETTATTILASVKEQELQFQRLTRELEVERQIVANQLERCRLGAESPSIASTSSTEKSFPWRSSDPPPTSVSKPQVSEGVHTNAYDIRTEAEQGTLYSPEQTSLHERSVGNSRSSTQMNSYSDSGYQEISSFHNSQNLNKSEIRQQHSLGGAPNNHVVRSSRAEGQTSVQPSANTATNRVMRRVSSVPSRAQSPSYVVGTGVSPSRGSLRTSLGGGYGSPGVAEQRSLPSHAYSSSTLPVQRAGSPYAPHRPASPSAVRRVGSLTSRQPNPGSGAAQYQAAGRVGSPLALTDVPTRVGSPSQTQLGSSSPKRSGMTAVPQHLGTTLQRTIHDMEQYGQQYDIYERMVPPRPDSLTGLRSSYASQHSQLGQELRSAVSPDMHITPIYEGRTFYSPVYRSPNHGTVELHHGSQAALFRTGSGMGNLQRSSSQRSTLTYQRNTYGLPTAAALAEPLRAVPFRLPEPAYGRLHPTPDGGTTRSPSIDSIHKDPREFAWRDPELPEVIHMLQHQFPSVQANAAAYLQHLCFGDNKVKIEVCRLGGIKHLVDLLDHRVLEVQKNACGALRNLVYGKSTDENKIAMKNVGGIPALLRLLRKSVDAEVKELVTGVLWNLSSCDAVKMTIIRDALSTLTNTVIVPHSGWNSSSFDDDHKIKFQTSLVLRNTTGCLRNLSSAGEEARKQMRSCEGLVDSLLYVIHTCVNTSDYDSKTVENCVCTLRNLSYRLELEVPQARLLGINELDDLLGKESPSKDSEPSCWGKKKKKKKKTLQEDQWDGVGPIPGFSKSPKGVEMLWHPSVVKPYLTLLAESSNPATLEGSAGSLQNLSAGNWKFAAYIRAAVRKEKGLPILVELLRMDNDRVVSSVATALRNMALDVRNKELIGKYAMRDLVNRLPGGNGPSILSDETVAAICCALHEVTSKNMENAKALADTGGIEKLVNITKGRGDRSSLKVVKAAAQVLNTLWQYRDLRSIYKKDGWNQSHFITPVSTLERERFKSHPSLSTANQQMSPVMQSVGSTSSSPALLGIREPRSEYDRPHPSMQYYSSQGDVIAHKDIYTGSSKASPIYISSYSSPGREQNRRLQQHQQLYYSQEDTTRKNYDAYRLYLQSPHSYEDPYFDDRVHFPATSDYTTQYGLKSTTNYVDFYSTRRSSYRAEQYPGSPDSWV; this comes from the exons ctctACTGAGAAGTCATTTCCTTGGAGATCCTCAG ATCCTCCGCCCACCAGTGTAAGCAAACCCCAGGTGTCAGAGGGTGTTCACACCAATGCCTATGATATTAGGACAGAAGCAGAGCAAGGGACTCTCTACTCACCAGAGCAGACATCTCTTCATGAAA GGTCTGTTGGTAACTCAAGAAGTTCAACACAAATGAATTCTTATTCTGACAGTGGTTACCAGGAAATAAGCAGTTTCCATAACAGCCAAAACTTGAACAAGTCAGAGATCAGACAGCAGCATTCCCTTGGTGGAGCCCCCAACAACCATGTGGTGAGGAGCTCGCGCGCCGAAGGGCAGACGTCAGTCCAG CCTTCAGCAAACACCGCTACCAACCGTGTGATGCGACGGGTCAGTTCGGTGCCATCCAGAGCACAGTCTCCCTCCTACGTGGTCGGCACCGGCGTGTCCCCGTCACGGGGCTCGCTGCGGACATCTCTGGGGGGCGGCTACGGCTCTCCCGGAGTGGCTGAGCAGAGATCCCTGCCTTCCCACGCGTACTCCTCCAGCACGCTGCCCGTGCAGCGGGCGGGCTCCCCGTACGCCCCGCACAGACCTGCCTCCCCCTCGGCCGTGCGGCGCGTCGGCTCGCTCACGTCCCGGCAGCCCAACCCCGGCAGCGGCGCTGCCCAGTACCAGGCAGCTGGCAGAGTCGGCTCTCCCCTTGCCCTTACTGATGTGCCAACCAGAGTGGGTTCTCCATCCCAAACTCAGCTGGGATCCTCTTCCCCGAAGCGTTCTGGCATGACGGCAGTTCCGCAGCACCTGGGGACGACGCTGCAGAGGACGATTCATGACATGGAACAGTATGGACAGCAATACGATATCTATGAGAGGATGGTCCCCCCACGGCCAGACAGCCTCACAG GCCTGAGGAGTTCGTACGcgagccagcacagccagctggggcaggagctgcgcTCGGCGGTGTCCCCGGACATGCACATCACCCCCATCTACGAGGGCAGGACGTTCTACAGCCCCGTGTACCGCAGCCCCAACCACGGCACCGTCGAGCTGCACCACGGCTCCCAGGCCGCCCTGTTCCGCACCGGCTCCG GCATGGGTAACCTGCAGCGATCCTCCAGCCAGCGTAGCACGCTCACATACCAAAGAAACACCTACGGGCTGCCCACAGCGGCAGCGCTGGCGGAGCCGCTGCGGGCGGTGCCGTTCCGGCTGCCCGAGCCCGCCTACGGCCGCCTGCACCCCACGCCCGATGGCGGCACCACGCGCTCGCCCTCCATCGACAGCATCCACAAGGACCCCAG GGAGTTTGCGTGGCGGGATCCGGAGCTGCCTGAGGTCATTcacatgctccagcaccagtTCCCGTCGGTGCAGGCCAACGCAGCTGCCTATCTGCAGCACCTCTGCTTTGGGGATAACAAAGTGAAAATAGAG GTCTGTAGGCTAGGAGGTATCAAGCACCTGGTGGATCTCCTGGATCACAGAGTCCTGGAGGTTCAGAAGAACGCCTGTGGTGCACTGAGGAACCTTGTTTACGGGAAGTCCACTGATGAGAACAAAATAGCCATGAAGAACGTGGGAGGGATTCCTGCCCTTCTGCGGTTGCTGAGGAAGTCTGTCGATGCCGAGGTCAAAGAGCTGGTGACAG GGGTTCTCTGGAACTTGTCTTCATGTGATGCCGTGAAGATGACAATCATTCGAGATGCTCTGTCCACTCTGACAAACACTGTGATAGTGCCCCACTCGGGATGGAACAGCTCCTCCTTTGACGATGatcataaaattaaatttcagacTTCCCTCGTTCTGCGCAATACAACAGGATGCCTGAG GAACCTAAGCTCTGCTGGGGAAGAGGCACGTAAGCAGATGAGGTCCTGCGAAGGACTGGTCGATTCGCTGCTCTATGTGATTCACACCTGTGTGAACACCTCAGATTATGACAGCAAG ACAGTGGAGAATTGTGTGTGCACCTTGAGGAACCTTTCCTACCGCTTGGAACTGGAGGTACCTCAGGCACGGCTGCTGGGAATCAATGAACTGGATGACTTGTTGGGAAAAGAGTCACCCAGCAAAGACTCAGAGCCAagctgctgggggaaaaaaaagaagaagaaaaaaaaaactttgcaGGAGGATCAG TGGGATGGAGTTGGCCCTATTCCAGGATTTTCCAAGTCTCCTAAAGGGGTGGAAATGCTCTGGCACCCGTCGGTGGTGAAGCCATACCTGACACTCCTGGCAGAGAGCTCCAACCCAGCCACTCTggagggctctgcaggatcACTCCAGAACCTTTCTGCAGGCAATTGGAAG TTCGCAGCCTACATCCGCGCCGCCgtgaggaaggagaaggggctgcCCATCCTCGTGGAGCTGCTGCGGATGGACAACGACAGAGTGGTGTCATCTGTGGCAACTGCCCTAAGGAACATGGCCTTAGACGTGCGGAACAAGGAGCTCATTG GTAAATACGCCATGCGAGACCTGGTCAATCGGCTGCCGGGAGGCAACGGGCCGAGCATCCTGTCGGACGAGACAGTGGCTGCCATCTGCTGCGCCCTGCACGAGGTCACCAGCAAGAACATGGAGAATGCCAAGGCCCTCGCCGACACCGGTGGGATAGAGAAGCTGGTCAACATAACAAAGGGAAGAGGTGACAG GTCCTCACTGAAGGTTGTCAAGGCGGCGGCCCAGGTACTGAACACGCTGTGGCAGTACCGAGACCTCCGGAGCATTTACAAAAAG GATGGATGGAATCAAAGTCACTTTATTACACCAGTATCAACACTGGAACGAGAGAGATTCAAATCCCATCCTTCTCTATCCACAGCCAATCAGCAGATGTCACCTGTCATGCAGTCCG TTGGCAGCACGTCCTCGTCCCCGGCTTTGTTGGGAATCAGAGAGCCTCGCTCCGAGTACGACAGGCCGCACCCTTCTATGCAGTATTACAGTAGCCAGGGCGATGTCATTGCACATAAAGATATCTACACTG GTTCTAGCAAAGCTTCACCAATTTACATCAGTTCCTATTCCTCCCCAGGCAGAGAACAGAACCGGCGGCTGCAG CAGCATCAGCAATTGTACTACAGCCAAGAAGATACCACCAGGAAAAACTACGATGCTTACCGGTTGTACCTGCAGTCCCCACACAGCTATGAGGACCCTTACTTTGACGATCGAGTTCACTTTCCTGCTACTTCAGATTACACAACTCAGTATGGACTGAAATCAACCACCAATTATGTTGACTTTTATTCCACCAGACGATCTTCCTACCGAGCAGAACAGTACCCGGGCTCTCCTGACTCCTGGGTGTAG
- the PKP4 gene encoding plakophilin-4 isoform X3 encodes MPAPEQSPMVEEGLPQTAQETSTGPGMEPETTATTILASVKEQELQFQRLTRELEVERQIVANQLERCRLGAESPSIASTSSTEKSFPWRSSDPPPTSVSKPQVSEGVHTNAYDIRTEAEQGTLYSPEQTSLHESEGSVGNSRSSTQMNSYSDSGYQEISSFHNSQNLNKSEIRQQHSLGGAPNNHVPSANTATNRVMRRVSSVPSRAQSPSYVVGTGVSPSRGSLRTSLGGGYGSPGVAEQRSLPSHAYSSSTLPVQRAGSPYAPHRPASPSAVRRVGSLTSRQPNPGSGAAQYQAAGRVGSPLALTDVPTRVGSPSQTQLGSSSPKRSGMTAVPQHLGTTLQRTIHDMEQYGQQYDIYERMVPPRPDSLTGLRSSYASQHSQLGQELRSAVSPDMHITPIYEGRTFYSPVYRSPNHGTVELHHGSQAALFRTGSGMGNLQRSSSQRSTLTYQRNTYGLPTAAALAEPLRAVPFRLPEPAYGRLHPTPDGGTTRSPSIDSIHKDPREFAWRDPELPEVIHMLQHQFPSVQANAAAYLQHLCFGDNKVKIEVCRLGGIKHLVDLLDHRVLEVQKNACGALRNLVYGKSTDENKIAMKNVGGIPALLRLLRKSVDAEVKELVTGVLWNLSSCDAVKMTIIRDALSTLTNTVIVPHSGWNSSSFDDDHKIKFQTSLVLRNTTGCLRNLSSAGEEARKQMRSCEGLVDSLLYVIHTCVNTSDYDSKTVENCVCTLRNLSYRLELEVPQARLLGINELDDLLGKESPSKDSEPSCWGKKKKKKKKTLQEDQWDGVGPIPGFSKSPKGVEMLWHPSVVKPYLTLLAESSNPATLEGSAGSLQNLSAGNWKFAAYIRAAVRKEKGLPILVELLRMDNDRVVSSVATALRNMALDVRNKELIGKYAMRDLVNRLPGGNGPSILSDETVAAICCALHEVTSKNMENAKALADTGGIEKLVNITKGRGDRSSLKVVKAAAQVLNTLWQYRDLRSIYKKDGWNQSHFITPVSTLERERFKSHPSLSTANQQMSPVMQSVGSTSSSPALLGIREPRSEYDRPHPSMQYYSSQGDVIAHKDIYTGSSKASPIYISSYSSPGREQNRRLQQHQQLYYSQEDTTRKNYDAYRLYLQSPHSYEDPYFDDRVHFPATSDYTTQYGLKSTTNYVDFYSTRRSSYRAEQYPGSPDSWV; translated from the exons ctctACTGAGAAGTCATTTCCTTGGAGATCCTCAG ATCCTCCGCCCACCAGTGTAAGCAAACCCCAGGTGTCAGAGGGTGTTCACACCAATGCCTATGATATTAGGACAGAAGCAGAGCAAGGGACTCTCTACTCACCAGAGCAGACATCTCTTCATGAAAGTGAGG GGTCTGTTGGTAACTCAAGAAGTTCAACACAAATGAATTCTTATTCTGACAGTGGTTACCAGGAAATAAGCAGTTTCCATAACAGCCAAAACTTGAACAAGTCAGAGATCAGACAGCAGCATTCCCTTGGTGGAGCCCCCAACAACCATGTG CCTTCAGCAAACACCGCTACCAACCGTGTGATGCGACGGGTCAGTTCGGTGCCATCCAGAGCACAGTCTCCCTCCTACGTGGTCGGCACCGGCGTGTCCCCGTCACGGGGCTCGCTGCGGACATCTCTGGGGGGCGGCTACGGCTCTCCCGGAGTGGCTGAGCAGAGATCCCTGCCTTCCCACGCGTACTCCTCCAGCACGCTGCCCGTGCAGCGGGCGGGCTCCCCGTACGCCCCGCACAGACCTGCCTCCCCCTCGGCCGTGCGGCGCGTCGGCTCGCTCACGTCCCGGCAGCCCAACCCCGGCAGCGGCGCTGCCCAGTACCAGGCAGCTGGCAGAGTCGGCTCTCCCCTTGCCCTTACTGATGTGCCAACCAGAGTGGGTTCTCCATCCCAAACTCAGCTGGGATCCTCTTCCCCGAAGCGTTCTGGCATGACGGCAGTTCCGCAGCACCTGGGGACGACGCTGCAGAGGACGATTCATGACATGGAACAGTATGGACAGCAATACGATATCTATGAGAGGATGGTCCCCCCACGGCCAGACAGCCTCACAG GCCTGAGGAGTTCGTACGcgagccagcacagccagctggggcaggagctgcgcTCGGCGGTGTCCCCGGACATGCACATCACCCCCATCTACGAGGGCAGGACGTTCTACAGCCCCGTGTACCGCAGCCCCAACCACGGCACCGTCGAGCTGCACCACGGCTCCCAGGCCGCCCTGTTCCGCACCGGCTCCG GCATGGGTAACCTGCAGCGATCCTCCAGCCAGCGTAGCACGCTCACATACCAAAGAAACACCTACGGGCTGCCCACAGCGGCAGCGCTGGCGGAGCCGCTGCGGGCGGTGCCGTTCCGGCTGCCCGAGCCCGCCTACGGCCGCCTGCACCCCACGCCCGATGGCGGCACCACGCGCTCGCCCTCCATCGACAGCATCCACAAGGACCCCAG GGAGTTTGCGTGGCGGGATCCGGAGCTGCCTGAGGTCATTcacatgctccagcaccagtTCCCGTCGGTGCAGGCCAACGCAGCTGCCTATCTGCAGCACCTCTGCTTTGGGGATAACAAAGTGAAAATAGAG GTCTGTAGGCTAGGAGGTATCAAGCACCTGGTGGATCTCCTGGATCACAGAGTCCTGGAGGTTCAGAAGAACGCCTGTGGTGCACTGAGGAACCTTGTTTACGGGAAGTCCACTGATGAGAACAAAATAGCCATGAAGAACGTGGGAGGGATTCCTGCCCTTCTGCGGTTGCTGAGGAAGTCTGTCGATGCCGAGGTCAAAGAGCTGGTGACAG GGGTTCTCTGGAACTTGTCTTCATGTGATGCCGTGAAGATGACAATCATTCGAGATGCTCTGTCCACTCTGACAAACACTGTGATAGTGCCCCACTCGGGATGGAACAGCTCCTCCTTTGACGATGatcataaaattaaatttcagacTTCCCTCGTTCTGCGCAATACAACAGGATGCCTGAG GAACCTAAGCTCTGCTGGGGAAGAGGCACGTAAGCAGATGAGGTCCTGCGAAGGACTGGTCGATTCGCTGCTCTATGTGATTCACACCTGTGTGAACACCTCAGATTATGACAGCAAG ACAGTGGAGAATTGTGTGTGCACCTTGAGGAACCTTTCCTACCGCTTGGAACTGGAGGTACCTCAGGCACGGCTGCTGGGAATCAATGAACTGGATGACTTGTTGGGAAAAGAGTCACCCAGCAAAGACTCAGAGCCAagctgctgggggaaaaaaaagaagaagaaaaaaaaaactttgcaGGAGGATCAG TGGGATGGAGTTGGCCCTATTCCAGGATTTTCCAAGTCTCCTAAAGGGGTGGAAATGCTCTGGCACCCGTCGGTGGTGAAGCCATACCTGACACTCCTGGCAGAGAGCTCCAACCCAGCCACTCTggagggctctgcaggatcACTCCAGAACCTTTCTGCAGGCAATTGGAAG TTCGCAGCCTACATCCGCGCCGCCgtgaggaaggagaaggggctgcCCATCCTCGTGGAGCTGCTGCGGATGGACAACGACAGAGTGGTGTCATCTGTGGCAACTGCCCTAAGGAACATGGCCTTAGACGTGCGGAACAAGGAGCTCATTG GTAAATACGCCATGCGAGACCTGGTCAATCGGCTGCCGGGAGGCAACGGGCCGAGCATCCTGTCGGACGAGACAGTGGCTGCCATCTGCTGCGCCCTGCACGAGGTCACCAGCAAGAACATGGAGAATGCCAAGGCCCTCGCCGACACCGGTGGGATAGAGAAGCTGGTCAACATAACAAAGGGAAGAGGTGACAG GTCCTCACTGAAGGTTGTCAAGGCGGCGGCCCAGGTACTGAACACGCTGTGGCAGTACCGAGACCTCCGGAGCATTTACAAAAAG GATGGATGGAATCAAAGTCACTTTATTACACCAGTATCAACACTGGAACGAGAGAGATTCAAATCCCATCCTTCTCTATCCACAGCCAATCAGCAGATGTCACCTGTCATGCAGTCCG TTGGCAGCACGTCCTCGTCCCCGGCTTTGTTGGGAATCAGAGAGCCTCGCTCCGAGTACGACAGGCCGCACCCTTCTATGCAGTATTACAGTAGCCAGGGCGATGTCATTGCACATAAAGATATCTACACTG GTTCTAGCAAAGCTTCACCAATTTACATCAGTTCCTATTCCTCCCCAGGCAGAGAACAGAACCGGCGGCTGCAG CAGCATCAGCAATTGTACTACAGCCAAGAAGATACCACCAGGAAAAACTACGATGCTTACCGGTTGTACCTGCAGTCCCCACACAGCTATGAGGACCCTTACTTTGACGATCGAGTTCACTTTCCTGCTACTTCAGATTACACAACTCAGTATGGACTGAAATCAACCACCAATTATGTTGACTTTTATTCCACCAGACGATCTTCCTACCGAGCAGAACAGTACCCGGGCTCTCCTGACTCCTGGGTGTAG